The following DNA comes from Clupea harengus chromosome 9, Ch_v2.0.2, whole genome shotgun sequence.
ATCACTGCATCACGCACTCCACCATTAACCCCACACCCAGGTCAACATGATACTTAAACCCAGCTGGATGCAATAGCTCATATCGGAGATAACTAAGAAGAAAGAGACCATACATTTACGTCAGTGTCATCACTGCACATTAACATTTTATAGTATATCTGTATGGACATCCATTCAATAACGCAATGTGTAGCTACAGTGAGAGGGTGTTTGTACAACAGGGCCGCTTGTGAAGTAGGGGCAGTATGAGGATCTGGGCTTGTATGCCAACTACAGAGCACACCAAGAGGACTGGTGTCCTGTGTCTGACAAGTGTGAACGTTTTCTGTGCGTTTCTGgagctgtgggtgtgtggtgattCATGGgacatttgtgtgcgtgtgtgtgtacatgttccCACCTTGAGttgatgtatctgtgtgtgtgtgtgtgtgtgtgtgtgtgtgtgtgtgtgtattagctcTTGTCTcaagtgtgacagagagtgtgtaagagagaaactgtgtttgtgcattagtGGGTGTGAAAGATaggacagagagtgtgtatgagacacacactacgtgtgtgtgtgtgtgtgtgtgtgtgtatggatggatggtttTGGTTGCCGCGGTTTGACtggaaacaggtgtgtgtcgtCCCCCCGTCATCCAGGCGGCTGATAAACATTATTGGGGAACATCTGTAGGCTGTCACAACACGCGCCGGCCCTCCACGGCCCTCATCCATCAGACCAGGGGCCGGCCGCTCTGCGCACGCCCCACTCCGCCATCACTCACGCTGGGCTGGCGGGTCGGGGCGAGGGGGGTCCCGCCTGGGCCTTCCACCTGTGCTGCCGTACCTCAGCCACAGAGACGCTCCGCTGCACCTGAGAAATGCTTtagagaggatgaggggagggggtcacacacaaacagccagatacacacacacacacacacacacacaaactctgatatatacacacacacacacagcggatcTGTGGCAGTTTCACGCTCAGGTGAGCTGTCTGCTTGATGATGGGGCAGGTGACATTTTCTGCttgacccctctctctgtttgtgtgtatatgtatatgtgtgtgtgtgtgtgtgtgtgtgtgtcacccttaGCTCCTCCATCACTACTGCCTGATGGACCATTCAGAACCCCACTGACCCCCAGGCACAAatgcacagacccacacacacacacatagacacactccttctctcgtGACACAgtcatcagagacacacacacacgccccatcCCACCTTGGCCTTCTGTCCTAGCTGGCCTAAATAAAAATGCAACATTTCCCCCTTGAAGGATGAAAGCTAGCAGAGAAGGTAACACATAAGAGATGCACCCACCCAACCAGCCCCTCTtctacacacactttctgttgtTCCATCTCCCCTAGAGACACTATGGCAACACTATGGCAACCTTACCAAgccactccactcactctcctttgcctctttctctttcattcactttcatttctgtttgtatttttttctttgctgtATTATCCTGACCTGCACCAGAGATGGGTAAGAGTGTCCTCTGGCCTCATGGTGAAAACTGAAAGTGAATGGCAAGCAGTAGTTCAGGTAGTTCCGGCCTCTTTCAGACAGCCAGTTAAACagtgacactcacacaaaagacAGTGAGACAACAAGACACACATCCCCATTTTCCTTTCCAAGGGTTGTTTATTATCAAATAGCACCATTTCTACTGCCAGGCATCCACTGTTGGATAGGAATCAGGACGTCCAGGCCAGACTGCGGTACAGTTGAACACCAGAccagtctctctcccactctctcctctggtcaCAGGTAGTAATGTGATCATGACAGTTGCAGAAAAACACCAGACCCTGCTGATATGTCAAGAGTGCCTCCTTAAATAGAGCCGTGTACATTTCAGTGCTGTCTGACTGATAGTCCACAGCTTTACACATGTCCAGGACAGTCTGTGCATCTTTAAGGTGGTCCGTTGCATTATTTAGGAGTTCGAGCATTTCCTGAAACAGTGAAAACGCAATACATACTTCCACATAGAAAAGCCTGAGACAGACAAATTGGTGTATACTTGAAAtgcaatgtaaatgtatacagtaAATGTTAGATCAGCATAACATCATATATTCAACATTATTTGAGAACACTGACAGGGTGGGACACCACTTTATGCATTCAGCTCCTTTGGCAGCGTAACATGTATAAAttatacacattcacaaacaacaCACCACTCAAAACGGGCaataaggaacacacacacacatccttaaaGAACTCATCAAGTCAGTGAGGAGCCAAATCTCTTGCTGCAACTGTTTACTGGCCATTTCACACCACCAAAAGGCACAGCAGTTGGTggagtgtatgcatatgtatgtgtgtgtgtgtgtgtgtgtgtgtgtgtgtgtgtgtgtgagagagagagtttctgttcatgtctgtgttacATGGGTAGGAAAATTGtcctcaacaaaaaaaatggacCGGTCTGcactcctcagacacacacacacacacacacacacacacacacacacactggagtcacGCACATCATGAGGGGCGTGTGTGTTTAGCAGAAGGACGAGCATGAGCCCTGCCAGAGCGCCGCTTCACTGACCGACGCACCAGAACTGGAACAGGAAGAGTGTGtccatctgaaacacacacacacacacacacacacacacacacacacacacacacacacacacacacaaacacacacacagtggataaATACTGAGTAACGAGAAGACGaaggagatgaaaaaaaaaaaagaatgcagcAAAAGACTGAAGATCTTCATTACAGACTGGCCCTTTGGTCAGTAACCaagactctccctctcctacagACTGGCCCTTTGGTCAGTAACCaatactctccctctcctacagACTGGCCCTATGGTCAGTAGTCCAGCTCCCATTGCTTCATTAGACTCCATTAGGCTCATTTTGCACCCTTTAATTTACACTATTAAATCTAAATTGAATCTATTATGATGATTGTTATATTACTTTTTATAGcttgttgtttatgtgtagCAACCTTGGGTGTCATGAAAGGTGTTTTtaaacacattattattattattataattattatgatCATTACTACTACTAAGATGGAATgacatgagaaaaagagagagaataggaggaTAAAGTgaacagaggaaggagaggagtcagagaaggagaaaggaggagtgagtgggagagggagagggagaaataaaaagaaCTTGGCACCTTTAAATAAGAAGCGCATGTTGAGTACTGGAGTACTGGGGTACTGGGAGAAGCAAATGTCTGCTGTGTTCGGGAGCCCATGCTGTGTGAAGCCACTGACAGGCAGCGTgtctgtgtggcgtgtgtgtgtctctctctgtgtgtgtgtgtgtgtgtgtgtgtgtgtgtgtgtgtgtgtgtgtgtgtgtgtgtgtgtgtgtgtgtgtgtgtgtgtgtgtgtgtgagactgtagaggagagagagaagtcagggTAGGCACCCTGCTATGTCCCACTTAAAATGACTGTCAGGGTAGAGGCACACAAACTATTCAGTCAGCAGACCTGCCAGTGAGCAGGggcctctgaacacacacacacacacacacacacacacacacacacagacacacacacacacacacacacacacacacacacacacacaccctcactcacacataaacacacacacacacacacacacacacacacacacacacacacacaccctcactcacacataaacacacacacacacacacacacacacacacattcactcactcacacataaacacacacacacacatttatcagtactgcccctctctctctcacatacacactaacacaccatCACAAAACTACTTGCAGCTGGCACAAGACAGGACTCTGCATGTGTATCCCGTGATGGACAGAGTTAGTGgggaagaggaaaaggagaggacagggtgAGATGGAGCGATAGTGTGACAAGGGACAAGGGAGTGGGTGATTGATGAGCAGTTTGACGTGGGAGACTGGCATGGAAAGAGATAGCTACAGTCAGCAAAATGTACAGACTGACATTTGAGACTCTGTCCACTGGTAGAAcacaactcactctctctttgtgtgtgtgtgcgtgtgtgtgcgtgtgtgtgtgtgtgcatgtgtgtgtctgcatgtgtgtttgcatgtgtgtgtgtgtgtgtgtgtgtgtgtgtgtgtgtgtgtgcgtgtgtgtgtgtgcatgtgtgtgtgcatgtgtgtttgcatgtgtgtgtgtgtgtgtgtgctttttttcacTGTTTAAAAGATGAGGTTTTTGGAAGCGGTGTGGAGCTCACGCGAGTGGCTGGCAGCGGAGCCAAAGGCTTGACCACAGCTGGAACAAAAGCGAAACACTCGACCAAAATTTACATTTCAGCAGCGCGCTCCAAAGTAACTGTTTCTGTAAGAGTAATGCATGGGCTGATCTGGTTACTCACTGTTACATGCCTTCTCAAAACGATGTGGCTTAGTGTGGGCTTCAGCCTAGAGCAAGGATTAATGAAGTACTTTAGAAGGCCTCTACATGACATAtgctcaacaaaaaaaaaatacagctgGAATAATTATGGTATATTTCTGACAACTTACTGCAGAAGCAGGTCATGATATGGAttgtatttctttgttttagCTCAAGTTAGCTACACTAGCCTGTATGATCCATTCCTTTCatctataatataatatatatatataaaacatactTTAGGCATTCCTTCATtcctatatatatttatatatatatatataggaatGAAGGAATGCctatgttttgttcatttatttgtgcttcttttgtaaatgtgtttatacTTCTTAAAATAAGAGTATGCAACAGTTTGCctctttttgaggtatgtttttataggaaACTAGTTTTGGCATAATATTTAGATTCGTTTTCatggaatatggtcatgtgaagaacaGATAACCTGTCCTTCCCGCTAGCCGCCCGCGCTAAGCACTGTGCACTTCTGTGGTTCGAGTCAGACCACCccatgaaaatgtaagaaaagctttcacagcatgccATTTAGCGatatatcgccaaaagacaccagtttagCATGCTAGCGatgttttatcagtgccagctgtgctgttgttttctatttttgcatgtcttttatgtagttagctcgctagtttcaGACCTAATCTCCTTATTGCTGCTGTAATGAGTGAGTTTGAGTGCGTGAGCGGGGCATGAACATGAGCATGTGCTTTGggaatagatgtgtgtgtgtgtatgtgtgtgtgtgtgtgtgtgtgtgtgtgtgtgtgtgtgtgtatgtacattctctagtaatgtgtgagtgtgtttttctttacCTTCCTGACAGGTGTGTCCCAGCCAGGTGGGTGGGCAGGTGCAGCGTCCGGTGCGACTCTCACACTGCCCCCCGtgagcacactcacactgcagGACACACCCAGGACCGAACCAGCCAGCAGGGCAgtctgacggagagagagggagagagagagagagggagaggagatggagagagagagggagagagagagggagagggagagggagggagagagagagggagagagagagggagagggagagagagggagagggagggagagagagagagagggagagggagggagagagagagggagagagaggagagggagaggagagggagggagagagagagagagggagagggagagagagagggagagggagagggagagagagagagggagagggagagggagagggagagagagagggagagggagggagagagagagagagagagggagggggagagggagagagagagagagagggagagagagagagagagagagggagagggagagagagagagagagagagagagagagggagagggagagagagagagggagagggagagagagagagagagagagggagagggaggaaggggagggagaggaaagagagagggagagacatgtttcaatacatttatacataaaCACTGTACCTCTATTTACCTGCCATTAAAGACATTTGAATGAActgaatagagagagaacgggaagagagagagagagagagaaagagcaggagagagagacagataaaggttaagagagagattagaggagagagacaaatatgagatggagtgacagagaaagagaaaagagagagatggagagagcgagagaggacagatgagggagagagagatggagagagagagagagagagatggagagagagatggagagagagagaggggacagatgagggagagagagatggagagagagagaggggacagatgagggagagagagatggagagagcgagagaggacaggagggagagagagatggagagagagaggacagatgagggagagagagatggagagagagatggagagagagagaggacagatgagggagagagagatggagagagagatggagagagagagagaggacagatgagggagagagacatatcCAAGACATCTGCAGAGCTCCGACTGTAGCGTGTCTGTGGGCTAGTATGGCAAGTAAGTGAGGAGACATGTTAGTGCTGTTTTGgtcagaaatgtgtgtgagcatgcctgtgagtgtgtgtgtgtgtgtgtgtgtgtgtgtgtgtgtgtgtgtgtgtgtgtgtgtgtgtgtgtgtgtgtgtgtgtgtgagtgtgtgagtgtgtgtgtgtgtgtgtgtgtgtgtgttgtaccagCATCACAGTGTTCTCCTGTCTTCCCTGGGGGGCAGATACACTGGCCTGTGACTGGATGGCAGTCTgctccctctgcacacacacacctcccctcacaGCCCTGCCCAAAGTGGCCTGCCTCACAACCtgtgggaccacacacacacacacacacacacacacacacacacacacacacacacacacacacacacacacacacaacacagttcaTCATCagatgttatacacacacacacacacacacacacacacacacacacacacacacacacacacacacacacacacacacacacacacacacacacacagaggtacagaCGCTTTGCATGATCAGCACACTGGTAATCTCCTGCTGTGTGAGAGATAGGCAATGTGACCACAGACCTAACGGACAACCTCACATATCACATAACCACGTCTGCCTggcacatactaacacacacacacacacacacacacacacacacacacacacacacacacacacacacacacacacacacacacacacacacacacccagagcatAGGGATGCACCAGGAACTCATTAGTGGCAGAGGAAACACCTGTCTCTGATCAAGTAACCACCTCTGTCTGGATACCAACAGACGTGCCAGGGCCCACAccccttactcacacacacgcacatgcacacgcacacacacacacacacacacacacacacacacacacacacacacacagacacacgcacacacacacgcacacacacgcacacacacactgtgccgtCTCTGTCAGGAAATGCCAGTCCACCTCAGTGTAGTAAAACCTCCTCCCATGGACTCTGTTTTCGGAGAGGGAACTGCGGTGAATGATTCTCAGCTCTACTCAAACAACACAGTACAGAATTCTGATCTTTCTCTTCATATGTCTGAGTCACATTCTGTCACCGTTTCACCACCTAGCTTTTAGCCAGCCATACTGAGCAAGACATACTTAGCAAGACATACTGAGGAATAGtcagatctatctatctatctatatatctatcgcacgcgcacacacacacacacacacacacacacacacacacacacacacacacacacacacacacacacacacacacacacgcacacacacacacacacacacacacacacacacacacacacacgtgagtcaTGACCTTGGCATTACTGTGTTGTGGTGAGTGAGGCCTGCCCAGAGCCACAGACACCAAGAACCCCCACGTCTGCATCAAGGAATGTCTTCccctggtggaggtggagaggactGGGCTCAGGGAACACAGACATCCCTGGGAGGGACTCCATTCAAACGACACAGAATGAGCTGAGACATTTCAGAGAAGGAACCAAAGCCACAACTGATCATCTGAAAGGCAGCACTAGTGGAGTCCACGGACGGCATCAGGCTCTAGAAGATGCAAGAGAAGGTCTCGACCGAAAAGAGAAGCAGACTGTCAGCCGAGAGGAAGAGCGACTCCTCCtgacctcagcagcagcagcagcagcagagaggctGCGTCGCACCAAGAGCAGCAGCCACAGCCGCGCAGCTCAGACCAGCCCCAGAGAGCCCAGAAAAGGAGTGGGACCCAGGGGGAGATCCAGGCCACACCCCAGATACACCTCCAACCCGCCCTACGCTGAAGTTGTCCAGTGGGGAGAAACCCAGGGAAGAGTCTGACACAGGGCAGGTGCGACAACGTCTGTTAAAAAAGAAACGTAATGTTTCTCACCAGTTTCAGTTACAAGCCTTGCTGCACCTAATATCTTAAATATGTTAACagaatgtaaacaaaaaaatgttaattgtttaaaaaaaggtaATCACTTTACAGTAATATGACAAATATTTCATTGCTTGTCACTGCATTGAATGGAACCTGTCTAAAACAATGAAATCACTTACAATAACTACATGGAATATTCAAGGACCGAAGAGTGGAAACCAACCAACGACTGAAAACATCGAGTTCCTAAGTCAAATAAACGACCAAGATATTATTATCTTACTTGAGACCTGGCtgttgcagacacagacacatacaaaatcTGGGGGAATTATAATTTGGTACAGAGAAAATCTGGCAACCCGAGTGAAACATTGTCAGACAAGGAACAAGCCATATTTGGCAGGAActagaaggccaccatcactTGTAAAAAATGATCTGTTTATCTGTGCAGCCTGTACACCATGACAGGGTTGACCGTACTTCATAAAGAGATCAGCAGCTTCCAGGTCCAGGGAAACATCCTTCTGTGTGGGGACTTGAATGCCTGTACAGAGTCTGACTGCACAGACACTGCAGAAGACAAACATCTATTGAACAACCTGTCAGCCCCCATCATAGCCATTATAACTAAAGGAACCATTGTGACAACTCCATCAACAGGAATGGTAAAGAGTCAGCGCACATCGGTCGAGCCTTGGGCCTATACTCACTCAATGGTGGGATCAGAGGGGACCCTAGGGCCCTAGGCAGGGTCACATAGTGCTCAGCCCTTGGGACTAGTGTGCTTGACTATACTATCACTGGCATGGACCCATCTTACTGTAGTGCTCAGCCCTTGACATGGACCCATCTTACTGTAGTGCTCAGCCCTTGGGACTAGTGTGCTTGACTATACCATAACTGGCATGGACCCATATTACTGTAGTGCTCAGCCCTTGGACCCATCTTACTGTAGTGCTCAGCCCTAGTGTGCTTGACTATACTATCACTGACACGGACCCATCTTCAACAGGTGCTCAGCCCTAGTGTGCTTGACTATACTATCACTGACACGGACCCATCTTCAACAGGTGCGGTCACTGCAAGACCACAGACTCCTCTTCCAGACCACTGCCAGATAACTGCACTCCTGAAAAGAGTCAACGAAGACAAATCCCTACAATAGCGTGACTGAATTGAACAAAGCGTTCAGTTCTGTTGAGATCACTAACCTTATAAATACAATTCTTTTAAAATATCTCAAATCGAGTAGTGGTGACGTCAATCTACCGGAGAGCCTCCAAAAACTCAAATCTACATGATAGGCAGTAATAACGTCAAAGGAAATATAGGTTGACCAGAAATGTACAGAAGACTCAGAAACAGAAGAAACTCAGACATTTATCAATCCAAAAACACTACGGTTAAAAAAAATGAGCAGTCTGAGACAAAAGTGTGTTACGTCCTAAAATAATCAAATGAgcaataaaaaggaaaaagcaACAGCACTACAACAAAACTCGAAAGGAAACTGAAAACTCgctccaaacaaacacattttaggaAAACTAGAGCCATTTAAATCCATCATACCGACATAACTGGCCCCACAGGACACATATTTGGAGAGAACTCTACCCAAATCTCTACAGACCTATGCCAGATGACATCATGGATGAACAGAAACATATAAAAGAAAGTTTTCAAATATTTGAAGATGCAATTAAAGTTAATCAAAACCTCGTTGATTATGGCATCTCTACTgatgaacttcagaagactctCAAGAAACTCAAGGCCAAGAAAAGCTTGTGGTCCTGACAACATCAGACCAGAGATGCTGAAATGCAGCCCACCCAAAtaatgatgaatgtgtgtgagagtggggcgacagtggtacaggaggtagagaagtcgtttagtaatcagaaggttgctagttcgattccctgtcgaagcgtccttgagcaagacgctgaaccccgaattgctcctgatgtgcagtgtgccatcagtgtaaatgtaaatacattctaagtcgcacatatgtaagtcgctttggataaaagcgtctgctaaatgtaaatgtaaatgtgtgtgtgtgtgtgtgtaccaaggTAACAGTGTGAAGGTATTTTGCTGTACCCTGAACGCCTGTTTACAGGCCTTTCTAATCAAACACAATGTCTTGAGTAAAAGTCAAATCAATGACCAAATCACCGTCCTACAGATCCTACATACACTAATAAATTGGCACGTTCACCCAAAAAATAAAGGGAAAATATTTGGCATATCTTTCAATCAAAACATTTTGGCAAcaaatgagatgagagagagacaaagagagagagagagagagagagagagagagagagagggagagggacagtgtgtgtgtacagtatgtgtaatttgagatgagagagagagacaaagagagagagagagagagagagggagagggagagtgtgtgtgtacattatgtgtaatttgagatgagagagagacaaagagagagatagagagagagagagagagggagagggagagtgtgtgtacagtatgtatgattTGTTAAcgtgaatgtttttgtgtgcggcAACATCTCTTACGTTTTTCACACCCACGTCCATAGAAGcttggtggacacacacactctcctgtcaCGTGATCACACACCTGGCCGTGCCTACAGTCACACTTCTGTGAGCAGTACCGCCCAAACAATCCTGCCGGGCATTCTGggtaaagaggaagagggagagtgagctGGGAGCAGTCCTTCGCCTCAGGGAACAGATCACTGGCATGAGCTTCACTTCCACTTCCTGTGCCCGTCCTGGTTCTCATGCCTGGATCATTTATTTTGATCGAATGTTTTTCAATGACTGTAATCTAGCAAagactatatgtgtgtggacacaAGAGGTTTTGTTGTTTGCTGTTGTCACACTCACGGTGTTGGCAAGCGTTGCCATAGTAGCCGGGAGAGCAGTCACAACAGCCGGTAAAGCGGTCACATGTGCCGTTATTCTGACAGGGGCACTCCAGTGCACATCCCGGCCCGTACTGGCCTGCCTCAcatgctgtaacacacacacacacacacacacacacacacacacacacacacacacgtttgatgCATAGCTGCTATATTTATGCACTGCAACTGGATGTGAGTCATGACCTTGGCATTACTGTGCACAGAGGCaccacccatgcacacacacacacacacacacacacacacacacacactcacacacactcacacacacacacacacacacacacacacaaagacacattcacaatgacacacacacacacatgcacacacaaatacacacacatgcacaaaaacacacacacacacacacacacacgcacacacacacacattcacacacacacataaatacatgcacacacacacacacaaatacatgcacacacacacacacacacacacacacacacacacacacacacacccacacacacacacacacacacacacacacacacacacacacacacacacacacacacacacacacacacatggagacatgGACAGCCCAAATAAACCCCTGTGCAGGGTCTTAGCTATGTCTTAGGGTTAGCTAAGTCTCTTATGGTGAAATGCTAGCACTGGTTGTTTTGTCAGGGGCTACGGCACAAAATGTGACCTTTTGACCTACGTGGTGGAAGGCACCGACGTACCTGTCTCACAGTGAGGACCCGT
Coding sequences within:
- the LOC122133159 gene encoding multiple epidermal growth factor-like domains protein 6, producing MCAVGTFGPNCNRVCQCSAPRQQCHHATGRCTCPPGYYGNHCDIRCREGTYGPNCRRRCRCVNGGRCDFKTGSCECQPGFLGANCSSSCPAGYYGKDCAVSCMCGESGQCHPVTGSCNCAAGRTGQSCQEVCPGGRYGLHCRGVCVCVNGGVCDAMDGSCRCGLGWTGPHCETACEAGQYGPGCALECPCQNNGTCDRFTGCCDCSPGYYGNACQHQCPAGLFGRYCSQKCDCRHGQVCDHVTGECVCPPSFYGRGCEKRCEAGHFGQGCEGRCVCAEGADCHPVTGQCICPPGKTGEHCDADCPAGWFGPGCVLQCECAHGGQCESRTGRCTCPPTWLGHTCQEDGHTLPVPVLVRRSVKRRSGRAHARPSAKHTRPS